A single genomic interval of Deinococcus radiotolerans harbors:
- a CDS encoding NAD-dependent epimerase/dehydratase family protein, with translation MDILILGGTQFVGRHIVMAFLAAGHRVSILTRGRTADELPAEIERLRGDRSEVNGLDALTGRSWDACVDVSGYLPSAVRASCAALRDQVGRYVFISTASVYAEPDRHPVREDDPLLPPAPEDATEVTGETYGPLKVTCEQIVQATFGDGATILRPQIVAGPFDHTARYPYWPDRAGRGGETLMPGSGQDHVQVIDARDLARFTVRVVEEHVGGVFNLAGPRLSWAAFAQVLGIQSPVWVDAAQLEALELGFWEVPLFIPEDGPQAGLMDISAERAQRAGLTLTPPEETARDTRAWSERADLTYALTPAREAEALAAAKR, from the coding sequence ATGGACATCCTGATTCTGGGCGGCACGCAGTTCGTGGGTCGGCACATCGTGATGGCGTTCCTGGCGGCCGGGCACCGCGTGAGCATCCTGACCCGCGGCCGCACCGCGGATGAACTGCCGGCTGAGATTGAGCGGCTCCGCGGCGACCGGAGTGAGGTGAATGGCCTGGACGCCCTGACGGGGCGGTCCTGGGACGCCTGCGTGGACGTCAGTGGGTACCTGCCTTCCGCGGTGCGCGCCAGCTGCGCTGCGCTGCGGGATCAGGTGGGCCGGTACGTGTTCATCAGTACCGCCAGCGTGTATGCCGAGCCGGACCGGCACCCGGTGCGCGAGGATGATCCGCTGCTGCCGCCCGCGCCAGAGGACGCTACCGAGGTGACCGGGGAGACGTACGGCCCGTTGAAGGTGACCTGCGAGCAGATCGTGCAGGCCACGTTCGGCGACGGGGCGACCATCCTGCGGCCGCAGATTGTCGCGGGTCCTTTCGACCACACGGCCCGCTACCCGTACTGGCCTGACCGGGCGGGCAGGGGAGGGGAGACCCTGATGCCTGGAAGCGGGCAGGATCACGTGCAGGTGATTGACGCGCGGGACTTGGCGCGCTTCACGGTGCGGGTGGTCGAGGAGCACGTGGGTGGGGTGTTCAACCTGGCGGGGCCGCGACTGAGCTGGGCGGCCTTCGCGCAGGTACTGGGCATCCAGTCGCCGGTGTGGGTGGACGCCGCGCAGCTGGAAGCGCTGGAGCTTGGCTTCTGGGAGGTGCCGCTGTTCATCCCGGAGGATGGGCCACAGGCGGGCCTGATGGATATCAGCGCCGAACGGGCCCAGCGGGCGGGCCTGACGCTCACCCCGCCGGAGGAAACCGCCCGTGACACCCGGGCCTGGAGTGAGCGGGCGGACCTGACGTACGCCCTGACCCCGGCGCGGGAGGCCGAGGCGCTGGCCGCCGCGAAACGCTGA
- the dprA gene encoding DNA-processing protein DprA, with product MTSRLFDPPAPPHPDERRALLALRFAPQLGPRRIEALRVHFGSAAAAWQAPLRDLRDVPGLDARAAQAVGSPAALTRADQELARVQQEGVTLLLRGLDGYPAALDALGDPPAALWILGPLPDLPTVPRAIGMVGTRAASPHAQAFTRMLAADLARAGVVVVSGLARGIDTAAHGAAVEAGGVSLGVLGSAVNRVYPRENTRLAAQLTLVSEYPLDTGPAQHHFPTRNRLIAALSAGTVVVEGERKSGSLITATHALECGRTVFAVPGRAGDPRAAGPHALIRDGAVLTESAADILTELGWGTVPDAPLPDLPHEQARVLAALIGPVTLDDLVVATGLPLADVQTALVLLNLLGLAEEIGGRWVRR from the coding sequence CGCTTCGCGCCGCAGCTGGGGCCCCGCCGCATTGAGGCGCTGCGCGTGCACTTCGGTTCTGCGGCCGCCGCGTGGCAGGCGCCCCTGCGGGACCTGCGCGACGTGCCGGGCCTGGACGCACGGGCCGCGCAGGCCGTGGGGAGCCCGGCGGCCCTGACCCGCGCGGACCAGGAACTCGCGCGCGTGCAGCAGGAGGGCGTGACGCTGCTGCTGCGCGGCCTGGACGGCTACCCGGCGGCCCTGGACGCGCTGGGCGACCCGCCCGCAGCCTTGTGGATTCTCGGGCCCCTGCCGGACCTGCCGACCGTGCCGCGCGCCATCGGGATGGTGGGCACCCGCGCGGCCAGTCCGCACGCGCAGGCGTTCACGCGGATGCTCGCCGCGGACCTCGCCCGCGCCGGGGTGGTCGTCGTGAGCGGCCTGGCGCGCGGCATCGACACGGCCGCGCACGGGGCGGCCGTGGAGGCAGGCGGGGTCAGTCTGGGGGTGCTGGGCAGCGCCGTGAACCGCGTGTACCCACGGGAGAACACCCGGCTGGCCGCGCAGCTGACGCTGGTCAGCGAGTACCCGCTGGACACCGGGCCCGCGCAGCATCACTTCCCCACCCGTAACCGCCTGATTGCCGCGCTGAGCGCCGGGACGGTCGTGGTCGAGGGCGAACGCAAATCCGGCTCGCTCATCACTGCCACGCACGCCCTGGAATGCGGGCGGACGGTGTTCGCCGTGCCCGGGCGCGCCGGGGACCCACGCGCGGCCGGCCCGCACGCCCTGATCCGCGACGGCGCGGTGCTCACTGAAAGCGCGGCCGACATCCTGACCGAGCTGGGATGGGGTACCGTTCCGGACGCGCCGCTGCCGGACCTACCCCATGAGCAGGCGCGGGTCCTGGCAGCCCTGATCGGCCCGGTCACGCTGGATGACCTTGTCGTGGCCACCGGATTGCCTCTAGCGGACGTGCAGACGGCCCTGGTCCTCCTGAACCTGCTGGGCCTCGCAGAGGAGATCGGAGGGCGCTGGGTGCGGCGCTGA